From Kineosporia succinea, the proteins below share one genomic window:
- the secD gene encoding protein translocase subunit SecD, with amino-acid sequence MVAILAVVYAVVGIRTVTSNGGWTPALALDLEGGTEIILEPRPLNGANITPTTEQLNEAVNVIRQRVNGSGVSEAEITTQSGKNIVVSLPGHPDEATRNLVKQSAQMSFRPVLVAEAVGLPVTSATPTPSTSSSPGATPEATSSGKAKAEASPKASASPEAGADENNRVVPQALKAGATPTDEATSSPKASSSPQATDASASPEATASGDTAAADPTDPAAGSASDTAQITEDLYNEYTAETCTDLSKLQAQSSDPAKPVVTCESDGSYKYILGPVEVPGADIKTASAGMGANGQGFSTGEWVVNLEFNSEGTKKFGDVTRRLIQLTGAQNQFAIVLDELVISAPSTNAAITNGQAQISGSFTQASSQLLAQQLKFGSLPVSFQVQTENQISALLGGEQLERGLLAGLIGLVLVVLYSLLQYRALGLVTVFSLGLAGALTYGLVVLLGETEGYRLSLAGVTGLIVAIGITADSFIVYFERVRDEVREGRPLSSAVEAGWSRAKRTILASDAVNFLAAIVLYLVAVGGVRGFAFTLGLTTLIDVVIVFLFTKPAVTYLARLRFFHDGHTLSGFSAKQLGRPSAYAGRGRVRNGAAATEQVSTGDSIAARRAAAARAGTGSEPGDPGGSAQDSQVTSGTGRNS; translated from the coding sequence ATGGTCGCCATCTTGGCCGTCGTGTACGCCGTGGTCGGCATCCGGACGGTGACGTCGAACGGCGGATGGACCCCGGCCCTCGCCCTCGACCTCGAGGGCGGCACCGAGATCATTCTCGAGCCGAGGCCCCTGAACGGCGCGAACATCACGCCGACCACCGAGCAGCTGAACGAGGCCGTGAACGTGATCCGGCAGCGGGTCAACGGCTCCGGTGTCTCCGAGGCCGAGATCACCACGCAGAGCGGCAAGAACATCGTCGTCTCGCTGCCCGGCCACCCCGACGAGGCCACCCGCAACCTGGTGAAGCAGTCGGCGCAGATGAGCTTCCGGCCGGTGCTCGTGGCCGAGGCCGTCGGCCTGCCGGTCACCAGCGCCACGCCGACCCCGTCGACCAGCAGCAGCCCGGGGGCCACGCCGGAGGCGACCTCCAGCGGCAAGGCCAAGGCCGAGGCGAGCCCGAAGGCCAGCGCCAGCCCGGAGGCCGGTGCCGACGAGAACAACCGGGTCGTGCCGCAGGCGCTGAAGGCGGGGGCGACGCCCACCGACGAGGCGACCAGCTCCCCGAAGGCGAGCTCCTCCCCGCAGGCGACCGACGCGTCCGCAAGCCCGGAGGCGACCGCGAGCGGTGACACCGCCGCCGCCGACCCGACCGACCCGGCCGCCGGTTCCGCGTCGGACACCGCGCAGATCACCGAGGACCTCTACAACGAGTACACCGCGGAGACCTGCACCGACCTGAGCAAGCTGCAGGCGCAGTCGAGCGACCCGGCCAAGCCGGTCGTGACCTGCGAGAGCGACGGCAGCTACAAGTACATCCTCGGCCCGGTCGAGGTGCCCGGCGCCGACATCAAGACCGCCAGCGCCGGCATGGGCGCCAACGGCCAGGGCTTCTCCACCGGTGAGTGGGTGGTGAACCTCGAGTTCAACTCCGAGGGCACCAAGAAGTTCGGCGACGTCACCAGGCGCCTGATCCAGCTCACCGGCGCGCAGAACCAGTTCGCGATCGTGCTCGACGAGCTGGTCATCTCGGCCCCGTCCACCAACGCGGCGATCACCAACGGCCAGGCGCAGATCTCCGGCAGCTTCACCCAGGCCTCCTCGCAGCTCCTGGCCCAGCAGCTGAAGTTCGGTTCGCTGCCGGTGTCGTTCCAGGTGCAGACCGAGAACCAGATCTCCGCACTGCTCGGTGGCGAGCAGCTCGAGCGCGGCCTGCTGGCCGGTCTCATCGGTCTGGTGCTCGTGGTGCTCTACTCGCTCCTGCAGTACCGGGCCCTGGGCCTGGTCACGGTGTTCAGCCTCGGCCTGGCCGGCGCGCTCACCTACGGCCTGGTCGTCCTGCTCGGCGAGACCGAGGGGTACCGGCTCTCCCTGGCGGGTGTCACCGGTCTGATCGTGGCCATCGGTATCACGGCCGACTCGTTCATCGTGTACTTCGAACGAGTCCGGGACGAGGTGCGTGAGGGCCGTCCGCTGTCGTCGGCCGTCGAGGCCGGCTGGAGCCGTGCCAAGCGCACCATCCTGGCGTCCGACGCGGTCAACTTCCTCGCCGCGATCGTGCTCTACCTGGTCGCGGTCGGCGGGGTCCGCGGGTTCGCCTTCACCCTCGGCCTGACCACCCTGATCGACGTCGTGATCGTCTTCCTCTTCACCAAGCCGGCCGTGACCTACCTGGCCCGGCTGCGCTTCTTCCACGACGGCCACACGCTGTCGGGCTTCAGCGCCAAGCAGCTCGGCCGTCCGAGCGCCTACGCCGGCCGGGGCCGGGTGCGCAACGGCGCCGCCGCCACCGAGCAGGTCTCCACGGGCGACAGCATCGCCGCCCGCCGGGCCGCCGCGGCCCGCGCCGGAACCGGCTCGGAACCGGGGGATCCCGGTGGCTCCGCGCAGGACAGCCAGGTCACGTCGGGCACGGGGAGGAACTCCTGA
- the ruvA gene encoding Holliday junction branch migration protein RuvA → MIASVRGRVAAVRLDSVVVEVGGVGLLVQATPGTLAELRPGQEAELATSMVVREDSLTLFGFAEADERDVFEIVQTVSGIGPRLALAMLAVLTPEALRLAVAQEDLTSLTKVPGIGRKGAQRIVLELTGKLGAPSGGATAAPVTAVAAPAWRDQVLDALTGLGWPVKAASDAVDRVTSGPDAAVPVDENGATPDMAQVLRAALRQLGRTG, encoded by the coding sequence GTGATCGCGTCGGTGCGGGGACGGGTGGCGGCGGTCCGCCTGGACTCGGTGGTGGTCGAGGTCGGCGGGGTCGGGCTACTGGTCCAGGCCACCCCCGGCACGCTGGCCGAGCTGCGTCCGGGGCAGGAGGCCGAGCTGGCCACCAGCATGGTCGTGCGTGAAGACTCGCTCACGCTCTTCGGTTTCGCCGAGGCCGACGAGCGCGACGTGTTCGAGATCGTGCAGACGGTCTCGGGCATCGGCCCGCGCCTGGCCCTGGCGATGCTGGCGGTGCTCACGCCCGAGGCGCTGCGTCTCGCGGTCGCGCAAGAAGACCTGACGTCGCTCACCAAGGTGCCCGGCATCGGGCGCAAGGGCGCGCAGCGCATCGTGCTCGAGCTGACCGGCAAGCTCGGTGCGCCCAGCGGCGGGGCGACCGCCGCGCCGGTCACCGCCGTGGCCGCACCGGCCTGGCGCGACCAGGTGCTCGACGCGCTCACCGGTCTGGGCTGGCCGGTCAAGGCCGCCTCCGACGCGGTCGACCGGGTGACCTCGGGGCCCGACGCGGCGGTTCCGGTCGACGAGAACGGCGCCACGCCCGACATGGCCCAGGTGCTGCGGGCAGCGCTGCGGCAGCTGGGGCGCACGGGCTGA
- a CDS encoding YebC/PmpR family DNA-binding transcriptional regulator, with translation MSGHSKWATTKHKKAAIDAKRGKMFAKLIKNIEVAARTGGGDPSGNPTLYDAIQKAKKSSVPNHNIDNAVKRGSGADGGGADYQTIMYEGYGPNGVALLIECLSDNRNRAAMEVRTAMTRNNGAMADPGSVSYLFNRKGVVVVPKSDGLTEDAVLEAVLEAGAEEVKDQGEVFEVISEATDLVAVRTALVDQNIDYDSAEAQFVPSMEVPLDEEGARKVFKLIDALEDSDDVQNVYANFDVPDDVMEVLNAE, from the coding sequence ATGTCCGGCCATTCCAAGTGGGCCACCACCAAGCACAAGAAGGCCGCCATCGATGCCAAGCGTGGCAAGATGTTCGCCAAGCTGATCAAGAACATCGAGGTCGCGGCCCGCACCGGTGGCGGCGACCCGAGCGGCAACCCGACGCTGTACGACGCCATTCAGAAGGCCAAGAAGTCGTCGGTGCCGAACCACAACATCGACAACGCGGTGAAGCGTGGTTCCGGGGCCGACGGCGGCGGGGCCGACTACCAGACGATCATGTACGAAGGCTACGGCCCCAACGGCGTCGCCCTGCTGATCGAGTGCCTGTCCGACAACCGCAACCGGGCCGCCATGGAGGTCCGCACCGCCATGACGCGCAACAACGGCGCGATGGCCGACCCGGGCAGTGTGTCGTACCTGTTCAACCGCAAGGGCGTCGTGGTCGTGCCGAAGTCCGACGGCCTCACCGAAGACGCGGTGCTCGAGGCGGTGCTCGAGGCCGGCGCCGAAGAGGTCAAGGACCAGGGCGAGGTCTTCGAGGTGATCAGCGAGGCCACCGACCTGGTGGCCGTGCGCACCGCCCTGGTCGACCAGAACATCGACTACGACTCGGCCGAGGCCCAGTTCGTGCCGTCGATGGAGGTCCCCCTCGACGAGGAGGGCGCGCGCAAGGTGTTCAAGCTGATCGACGCCCTCGAAGACAGCGACGACGTGCAGAACGTCTACGCCAACTTCGACGTGCCGGACGACGTGATGGAAGTTCTCAACGCCGAGTGA
- the ruvB gene encoding Holliday junction branch migration DNA helicase RuvB codes for MNDDALSEAEEAAARLLSSAAGVDDRLVEGALRPQMLAEFVGQQVVREQLSLVLDAAKARGSVPDHILLSGPPGLGKTTLAMIVAHELNQPLRVTSGPAIQHAGDLAAVLSSLTEGEVLFVDEIHRVARPAEEMLYVAMEDFRVDVVVGKGPGATAIPLDLPPFTLVGATTRAGMLPGPLRDRFGFTGHLDFYAPEELEQVLRRSAELLGVELTPEAAVEISGRSRGTPRIANRLLRRVRDWAQVRGDGTLDLTAARAALEVYAVDARGLDRLDRSVLEALCRRFGGGPVGLSTLAVAVGEEPETVETVSEPFLVREGLLGRTPRGRIATPATWEHLGLAAPAGFAWAGAGTGGGTLTSRSGMHQDTLPDPEP; via the coding sequence ATGAACGACGATGCGCTGAGCGAGGCCGAGGAAGCGGCGGCCCGGCTCCTGTCCTCGGCCGCGGGGGTCGACGACCGGCTGGTCGAGGGCGCGCTGCGGCCGCAGATGCTGGCCGAGTTCGTGGGGCAGCAGGTGGTGCGCGAGCAGCTGAGCCTCGTGCTCGACGCGGCGAAGGCGCGCGGTTCGGTGCCCGACCACATCCTGCTCTCCGGTCCGCCCGGCCTGGGCAAGACCACCCTCGCGATGATCGTGGCGCACGAGCTGAACCAGCCGCTGCGGGTCACGAGTGGCCCGGCCATCCAGCACGCCGGTGACCTCGCCGCGGTGCTGTCCTCGCTGACCGAGGGCGAGGTGCTCTTCGTCGACGAGATCCACCGGGTGGCGCGCCCGGCCGAGGAGATGCTCTACGTCGCGATGGAAGACTTCCGCGTCGACGTGGTGGTGGGCAAAGGCCCGGGGGCGACGGCGATCCCGCTCGACCTGCCGCCGTTCACGCTGGTCGGCGCCACCACGCGGGCGGGCATGCTGCCGGGTCCGCTGCGCGACCGGTTCGGGTTCACCGGGCACCTCGACTTCTACGCCCCCGAAGAACTCGAGCAGGTGCTGCGGCGTTCCGCCGAGCTGCTGGGGGTCGAGCTCACGCCCGAGGCCGCGGTGGAGATCTCCGGTCGTTCGCGGGGCACGCCGCGTATCGCGAACCGCCTGCTGCGCCGGGTGCGGGACTGGGCGCAGGTGCGCGGCGACGGCACGCTCGACCTGACCGCCGCCCGCGCCGCGCTCGAGGTCTACGCCGTCGACGCGCGGGGTCTCGATCGCCTCGACCGCTCGGTGCTCGAGGCCCTGTGCCGCCGGTTCGGCGGGGGCCCGGTGGGGTTGTCCACCCTCGCCGTCGCGGTGGGGGAGGAGCCGGAGACCGTCGAGACGGTGTCCGAGCCGTTCCTCGTGCGCGAAGGTCTGCTCGGGCGCACGCCGCGCGGCCGCATCGCCACCCCCGCGACCTGGGAGCACCTGGGTCTGGCCGCTCCCGCCGGCTTCGCCTGGGCCGGGGCGGGCACCGGCGGCGGCACGCTGACCAGCCGCTCCGGCATGCACCAGGACACGCTGCCCGACCCCGAGCCCTGA
- the yajC gene encoding preprotein translocase subunit YajC, whose translation MELIILAVPLVLLWFMVSRQRKQQRELMAQQDSVAPGTRVMTTSGLYAEVVEVEADAVVLEIAPGLLTRWNKRAIAQIVPETDPAEADGPAETDGTPHQSTTTGTPDATDTTGSTTAERDGIRSEAGYAPPPESGTSDGSTGSDGR comes from the coding sequence GTGGAACTGATCATCCTGGCAGTTCCTCTGGTCCTGCTCTGGTTCATGGTGAGCCGGCAGCGCAAGCAGCAGCGTGAGCTCATGGCCCAGCAGGACTCGGTCGCCCCGGGCACCCGGGTGATGACCACCTCCGGGCTCTACGCCGAGGTGGTCGAGGTCGAGGCCGACGCCGTGGTGCTGGAGATCGCGCCCGGTCTGCTCACCCGCTGGAACAAACGAGCGATCGCGCAGATCGTGCCCGAGACGGACCCGGCGGAAGCCGACGGCCCGGCGGAGACCGACGGCACCCCGCACCAGAGCACCACCACAGGCACCCCAGACGCCACAGACACCACCGGCAGCACCACCGCCGAGCGTGACGGCATCCGTTCCGAGGCCGGCTACGCGCCGCCCCCGGAGTCCGGCACCTCCGACGGCAGCACCGGATCCGACGGCCGCTGA
- a CDS encoding adenine phosphoribosyltransferase: MTTEEDLSRRLSAGLRDVPDYPSPGVLFKDITPLLADPDLFAESVRALSAAHRPGGGAEVDLVAGVEARGFIFGAAVALSLGVGFVPVRKKGKLPHTTVSAEYTLEYGTAVIEVHEDAVRPGQRVLLLDDVLATGGTAEAAAGLLERVGAEVVSVSFLVELGFLDGRRRLAGREVNSLLKY, from the coding sequence GTGACGACCGAGGAGGATCTGAGCCGGCGGCTCTCGGCGGGACTGCGGGACGTTCCCGACTACCCCTCGCCCGGTGTGCTGTTCAAGGACATCACGCCGCTGCTGGCCGACCCGGACCTGTTCGCCGAGTCGGTGCGCGCGCTGTCCGCCGCGCACCGGCCCGGCGGTGGGGCCGAGGTGGACCTGGTGGCCGGGGTCGAGGCCCGCGGGTTCATCTTCGGCGCGGCCGTGGCCCTCAGCCTGGGCGTGGGCTTCGTGCCGGTGCGCAAGAAGGGCAAGCTGCCGCACACCACGGTGTCGGCGGAGTACACGCTCGAGTACGGCACGGCCGTGATCGAGGTGCACGAAGACGCCGTGCGGCCCGGGCAGCGGGTGCTGCTGCTCGACGACGTGCTGGCCACCGGAGGCACCGCCGAGGCGGCGGCCGGACTGCTCGAGCGGGTCGGGGCCGAGGTGGTGTCGGTGTCGTTCCTGGTCGAGCTCGGATTCCTGGACGGCCGGCGGCGACTCGCCGGGCGTGAGGTGAATTCTCTGCTGAAGTACTGA
- a CDS encoding RelA/SpoT family protein: MKDSAKPAGNASPGQSPADGEQRQTPSVPAPAAPPVPVSQPGASTVEKRSTTAPKAAPEPRPRVAEPLVSPVRVFSRIARLGAAARNPNSPLLEPLLRSVRNAHPKADVSVIEKAFQVAEKAHSGQKRKSGDPYITHPVAVAQILAELGMTPATLAAALLHDTVEDTDYGLEELRADFGDEIAMLVDGVTKLDKVKYGDAAQAETVRKMVVAMSKDIRVLVIKLADRLHNARTWRYVPAHKAEKKARETLEIYAPLAHRLGMNTIKWELEDLSFATLWPKVFDEIVRLVAERAPAREDYLAQVREQVSADLRAGKIKAVVSGRPRHYYSVYQKMIVRGRDFADIYDLVGIRVLVDSVRDCYAVLGALHARWNPVPGRFKDYIAMPKFNMYQSLHTTVIGPEGKPVEIQIRTHGMHRRAEYGVAAHWKYKDESNGVGTGNATDMTWLRQLLDWQRETTDPGEFLESLQFEIQAQEVYVFTPKGDVVALPAKSTPVDFAYAVHTEVGHRCMGARVNGRLVPLESPLDNGDVVEVFTSKTDAAGPSRDWLNFVHSPRARNKIRQWFSKERREEAIESGKEAITKAMRKQNLPMRRLLTHEALITLATELRFQDVSGLYAAVGEGQISAAHVVQKLVDAAGGEAGTEEDLAETVTPMRPRRPRMGDPGVVVKNVEDVWVKLARCCTPVPGDPIIGFVTRGSGVSVHRTDCNNVSGLREEPDRIVDVEWAPNQASVFLVQIQVEALDRNRLLSDVTSTLSDEHVNILSANVTTSRERMAISRFTFEMADPAHLGHVIAAVRRVDGVFDAYRITGRRADGDDID, from the coding sequence GTGAAGGACTCCGCGAAGCCCGCCGGCAACGCCTCGCCCGGTCAGTCACCGGCCGACGGTGAACAGCGTCAGACGCCCTCGGTCCCCGCGCCCGCAGCGCCACCGGTCCCGGTGAGCCAGCCCGGCGCGTCCACCGTCGAGAAGCGCTCCACGACGGCACCGAAGGCCGCCCCCGAGCCGCGCCCCCGCGTGGCCGAGCCGCTGGTCTCGCCGGTGCGCGTGTTCTCGCGCATCGCGCGGCTGGGTGCCGCCGCCCGCAACCCCAACAGCCCCCTGCTCGAGCCGTTGCTGCGCAGCGTGCGCAACGCGCACCCGAAGGCCGACGTCAGCGTCATCGAGAAGGCCTTCCAGGTCGCCGAGAAGGCGCACTCGGGGCAGAAGCGCAAGAGCGGCGACCCGTACATCACCCACCCGGTGGCGGTCGCGCAGATCCTCGCCGAGCTCGGCATGACCCCGGCGACGCTGGCCGCGGCGCTGCTGCACGACACCGTCGAGGACACCGACTACGGCCTCGAGGAGCTGCGCGCCGACTTCGGCGACGAGATCGCGATGCTCGTCGACGGTGTGACCAAGCTCGACAAGGTCAAGTACGGCGACGCGGCCCAGGCCGAGACCGTGCGCAAGATGGTCGTCGCGATGTCGAAAGACATCCGCGTGCTGGTGATCAAGCTGGCCGACCGGCTGCACAACGCCCGCACCTGGCGCTACGTGCCCGCCCACAAGGCCGAGAAGAAGGCCCGCGAGACCCTCGAGATCTACGCCCCGCTGGCGCACCGCCTGGGCATGAACACGATCAAGTGGGAGCTCGAGGACCTCAGCTTCGCCACGCTCTGGCCCAAGGTGTTCGACGAGATCGTGCGCCTGGTGGCCGAGCGCGCCCCGGCCCGTGAGGACTACCTGGCCCAGGTACGCGAGCAGGTCTCGGCCGACCTGCGGGCGGGCAAGATCAAGGCGGTCGTGTCCGGCCGCCCCAGGCACTACTACTCCGTGTACCAGAAGATGATCGTGCGGGGCCGCGACTTCGCCGACATCTACGACCTGGTGGGCATCCGGGTGCTGGTCGACTCGGTGCGCGACTGTTATGCCGTCCTCGGTGCGCTGCACGCGCGCTGGAACCCGGTGCCCGGCCGGTTCAAGGACTACATCGCGATGCCCAAGTTCAACATGTACCAGTCGCTGCACACCACGGTGATCGGTCCCGAGGGCAAGCCGGTCGAGATCCAGATCCGCACCCACGGCATGCACCGCCGCGCCGAGTACGGCGTCGCCGCGCACTGGAAGTACAAGGACGAGTCGAACGGCGTCGGCACCGGCAACGCCACCGACATGACCTGGCTGCGCCAGCTGCTCGACTGGCAGCGCGAGACCACCGACCCGGGCGAGTTCCTGGAGTCGCTGCAGTTCGAGATCCAGGCGCAGGAGGTGTACGTCTTCACGCCCAAGGGAGATGTCGTCGCCCTGCCCGCGAAGTCCACCCCGGTCGACTTCGCCTACGCCGTGCACACCGAGGTGGGTCACCGGTGTATGGGCGCCCGCGTCAACGGTCGCCTGGTGCCGCTGGAGAGCCCGCTCGACAACGGTGACGTGGTCGAGGTCTTCACCTCCAAGACCGATGCTGCGGGTCCCAGCCGCGACTGGCTGAACTTCGTGCACAGCCCGCGGGCGCGCAACAAGATCCGCCAGTGGTTCTCGAAGGAGCGCCGCGAGGAGGCGATCGAGTCCGGCAAGGAGGCGATCACCAAGGCGATGCGCAAGCAGAACCTGCCGATGCGCCGCCTGCTCACCCACGAGGCCCTGATCACGCTGGCCACCGAGCTGCGTTTCCAAGACGTCTCGGGTCTGTACGCGGCTGTCGGCGAGGGCCAGATCTCGGCCGCGCACGTGGTGCAGAAGCTGGTCGACGCGGCCGGCGGCGAGGCCGGCACCGAGGAAGACCTGGCCGAGACCGTCACCCCGATGCGCCCGCGCCGTCCGCGCATGGGTGACCCGGGTGTGGTCGTGAAGAACGTCGAAGACGTCTGGGTCAAGCTCGCCCGTTGCTGCACACCGGTGCCGGGCGACCCGATCATCGGGTTCGTCACCCGGGGCTCGGGCGTCTCCGTGCACCGCACGGACTGCAACAACGTCAGCGGCCTGCGCGAGGAGCCCGACCGCATCGTCGACGTCGAGTGGGCGCCGAACCAGGCCAGCGTGTTCCTGGTGCAGATCCAGGTCGAGGCCCTCGACCGCAACCGCCTGCTCTCCGACGTCACCAGCACGCTGTCCGACGAGCACGTCAACATCCTCTCGGCCAACGTCACGACGTCCCGTGAGCGCATGGCCATCTCGCGCTTCACCTTCGAGATGGCCGACCCGGCGCACCTGGGGCACGTGATCGCGGCGGTGCGGCGGGTCGACGGTGTTTTCGACGCCTACCGCATCACCGGGCGCCGGGCCGACGGCGACGACATCGACTGA
- the secF gene encoding protein translocase subunit SecF: MFSFAAFGNDLHSGKRSFAFVGHRKIWYGIAIAMTVASILSLAFIRLNPGIEFRGGSEFQLSQVADTDTIKGSDAVNSVVPGAEARVTVIGDNGVRVQTETLSDAETTEVRDALAKAYAVDDNNITSNFVGASWGSDVTKKAAQGLLVFMVLVSIIIALYFRTWKMSAAAIIALLHDLIITAGLYALTGFEVTPASVIGFLTILGYSLYDTVVVFDKVRENTDRITLSTRRTYDEAANLAVNQTLVRSINTSVVALLPVASILFIGAFVLGAGTLKDISLALFIGIAAGTYSSIFVATPLLVDLRRREPEIVAHTKKLLKRRAEGTAAGPEHDEPDDAAEPERVGAGSAAVVTGSGTPSRRGPAVRRETSGQRAQPKRGRRG, translated from the coding sequence ATGTTCAGCTTCGCCGCCTTCGGTAACGACCTTCACTCCGGCAAGCGCTCGTTCGCCTTCGTCGGGCACCGCAAGATCTGGTATGGCATCGCGATCGCCATGACGGTCGCGTCGATCCTGTCGCTGGCCTTCATCCGGCTGAACCCGGGCATCGAGTTCCGCGGGGGCTCGGAGTTCCAGCTCTCGCAGGTCGCCGACACCGACACGATCAAGGGCTCCGACGCCGTCAACTCGGTGGTGCCGGGGGCCGAGGCCCGCGTCACCGTCATCGGTGACAACGGCGTGCGGGTGCAGACCGAGACCCTCAGCGACGCCGAGACCACCGAGGTCCGCGACGCTCTGGCCAAGGCCTACGCGGTCGACGACAACAACATCACCTCGAACTTCGTCGGGGCCAGCTGGGGCAGCGACGTCACCAAGAAGGCCGCTCAGGGTCTGCTGGTGTTCATGGTGCTGGTCAGCATCATCATCGCCCTGTACTTCCGCACCTGGAAGATGTCGGCCGCGGCGATCATCGCGCTGCTGCACGACCTGATCATCACGGCCGGCCTCTACGCCCTCACCGGTTTCGAGGTCACCCCGGCGTCGGTGATCGGCTTCCTCACGATCCTCGGGTACTCGCTCTACGACACCGTCGTGGTGTTCGACAAGGTCCGCGAGAACACCGACCGGATCACGCTGTCCACGCGCCGCACCTACGACGAGGCCGCCAACCTGGCCGTCAACCAGACCCTGGTGCGGTCGATCAACACCTCCGTCGTGGCTCTGCTGCCGGTGGCGTCGATCCTGTTCATCGGTGCGTTCGTGCTCGGCGCGGGCACCCTGAAAGACATCTCGCTGGCCCTGTTCATCGGTATCGCGGCCGGTACCTACTCGTCGATCTTCGTGGCCACGCCGCTGCTGGTCGACCTGCGCCGCCGTGAGCCCGAGATCGTCGCCCACACCAAGAAGCTGCTCAAGCGCCGCGCCGAGGGCACCGCTGCCGGTCCGGAGCACGACGAGCCGGACGACGCGGCGGAGCCCGAGCGCGTCGGTGCCGGTTCCGCCGCGGTCGTCACCGGTTCGGGCACGCCCTCGCGCCGCGGCCCGGCCGTCCGGCGCGAGACGTCCGGCCAGCGCGCCCAGCCGAAGCGGGGCCGGCGGGGGTGA
- the ruvC gene encoding crossover junction endodeoxyribonuclease RuvC, giving the protein MRVLGVDPGLTRCGLGVVDGLPGRRATMVAVDVIRTPAGSDLGARLLGISDAVEGWMDQVAPDVVAVERVFAQNNVSTVMGTAQAAGVTVLAAARRGIPVVMHTPSEVKAAVTGSGRADKAQVTAMVQRILRLSEAPRPADAADALALAICHLWRDGTAAVLPRGAQGGATAAQQAWVAAIEASKRPGR; this is encoded by the coding sequence ATGCGTGTTCTCGGCGTCGACCCCGGCCTGACCCGGTGCGGCCTGGGCGTGGTCGACGGACTGCCCGGGCGCCGCGCCACGATGGTCGCCGTCGACGTGATCCGCACCCCGGCCGGCTCCGACCTGGGCGCGCGGCTGCTCGGGATCAGCGACGCCGTCGAGGGCTGGATGGACCAGGTCGCGCCCGACGTGGTCGCGGTCGAGCGGGTGTTCGCCCAGAACAACGTGTCCACGGTGATGGGCACGGCCCAGGCCGCCGGGGTGACCGTGCTCGCGGCGGCCCGCCGGGGCATTCCGGTGGTCATGCACACGCCGAGTGAGGTGAAGGCCGCCGTCACCGGTTCCGGCCGGGCCGACAAGGCCCAGGTCACGGCCATGGTGCAGCGGATCCTGCGGCTTTCCGAGGCACCCCGCCCGGCCGACGCCGCCGACGCGCTGGCCCTGGCGATCTGTCACCTGTGGCGTGACGGCACGGCGGCGGTTCTGCCGCGTGGCGCCCAGGGCGGTGCGACGGCGGCGCAGCAGGCGTGGGTGGCGGCGATCGAGGCGTCGAAGCGTCCGGGGCGCTGA